The nucleotide window TTGATTAATAGGTTATTGTTAATAGGAGTGCATTTTGGCCTATAACAGTTAAATTAATTCATATTTCCAGCTATTCTTTCCAACAAACTCAGTGGCCATCTCATATATGAATCGTGGAAGGCATGTGACCCAGTATATTATAGGGCcatgaagaaagaaaataagtaATGAGTTTAGCTTTTTTCCCTGATTGCTTTTGTTGGTGCCTCAAGTCAAAGAATGTGATAGGAGCTCCATTCAAATGAGCCTTCTCTATTCTACTTGTGATAGTTCTTGTTGCATACTTGCTTGTCTAGAGATCCCGTTTTCATGCCGGTCCATTTTGTACTATCCCTAAAttacttgattttttttaggGTGGGGGAAGGTCCTCAGACCTAGGGCTTCTCTTTGCTAATGCAGATGCAAGTCATCTAGGAAGAGTTGGAGGAAACTACCAGACTGACACATCAAGCAACATCATTGGCGATATAGATCCCATGGATATGTCAGAGAGTATGCAAGAAGCAATGCACCGTTCTAACTTGGATATGAGGTTTGCATGGGTTCTACTTGATACCTGTTATCCTTATTATTGTCGTTGTGTAAAACTGTGTGATTGGTGCTGGGAATGCTTGTGATTTGCCTTTAGTTCAACCAGTGGGCAAATTTCTACTCATGCATTCGCTCCCCTAAATGTTATACCATGACAGAAATTCAGATCTTTTTCCATAAAACTTCCCAAACAAATTCAATTGGAGTAAGATTAAGTCTGTCCTCATTACACAATATAAAGATTCATAATTTTAGTATAATTCCCTAGCATGTTATCAATGTTTTAACAAGAGTATTTAGCTTTGCTAATTGTAGAATAGGTTCCAATAGTAGACATTTTGTCTGGCAGCAGACTTAGCAGCATTGCTATAGCTGCCTAAAATTCATTGAAAAGAACCGAGTAAATTTCCAGAATTTAGCGATTCTCAAGTCTCTGACTTCTTGCTATAAATCCATTGTCTTATCTAAAAACCAATTGACTGGAGGAATGGTCCagtgttttaatttattttgggTCCCTGCAAGAATAGTGTTGTTCCTCTTTATCCTGATTCTTCCCTATCTCTTCCGATTGTTTACTTGATGAATTGTTTTCTATGTATTCAGCTTACATCTCTCTTCACTCACGCATGAAGAATAAATGACTAGTTCTAGCATCTGCATGTTTTCTTGCATCAATTTGAAGTTGAGATTTCAGTTTGGATATGATAAATGATGTTGTACAAATTTTGGGTGTATTTATGTTGCTTTTATAAAATGCATCGATGGTGATTCATTAAAGCACCATAATCTTCTTCATGTTTATTGGGAGCCGATGGGCTTGTTGTTATCCTAAATGTGAATGGTTTGATTAATAGATATTGGTGTCTCTTGGAGGAGTCATTTAGTTGGCTATGTTCTTTGATTTTAAGATCCATATTTCTGAGCCCCTGAtgtcaaagaaaagaaagaacaagACCATCCACAATTATATATGAACCTCAGCATGCTCCTGGTTACACCGATGCTTAGCCAATTAATGAACAATGTCTAATTCCATTATGCTGTCATAAAAGagaattttgaatttctaatccttattttctttccttcttcctGTTTTTGCTTGCAGTGGTGCCGAGTATGTCAGGAAAGAAGTTCCTCTTCATGTTTTACCGACCTCATCTCTTGTTAAGCTCGATTCACCTTTAATGTCATTCACAGAATTGCAACGAGTACTGTATGAAGAGGAGCAAGCGGCTTATAACCAAGCAATCTTGCAAAATATGAGGTGATACATTGATATTCCTTCACTTTATATTAATCAACCCAGTGTTGATTCTAATGGGCTTTGGTTTTGCTTAGGGATGGGAAAGTGCATCCACTTACTTTCATACACCATACATCAATGTACCAGTCTTCCATGTGCAAATTAATCGAATATTGGTCAGAATTATACTCCCATCTCTGTATTAGCTGTTTATGCCTGgtctttatcttttttttgtactttaactttgtttttaatcCTATGCAGTTTGAGTCCTGCCATAAGTGCACTGCAATGTCGGTTAAGAGAGAATGAAACTCGGGTATAATACCATGCAATTTGTAGATAGTAAGGATGTTTTGTTAATCTCAAAAGTGTTCAAGTTTGATGGAGTTTCAACGGAGTTTGATTGATTTGAAAATTCCATCTTGAGCTTGAgacatttaataatttaaaccTGAGACTTCTATTTCGTGTTACAAACTCATTTACGACTCAAAGTGCATTTCCTTTAACACTGGACATACATGATGACTGACCTAATGGTGCCATCTCTATGGTCCTTGGCCAtgctcaaatttcaatttttttggtcTGTAGTTTGTGACATTATGACATAGTTGTCTTTCTCGTGTAAACTATATTTATAAATGAATGGCCTTTGCTGAAACAGTTAGCAGTGCTCACCGATGAAGTGAAGAATTTGGAAACCGAGATGCATAGAACAAGCGAGTCAAACTCAGGATCTCCTCGTCCAGTTTCATCGCCTGTACTCCGTGGAAGTGCTCCGTTGGGGCACAGGGACTTGTTTCATCCAACTGAATCTGTCAGTGCAAGGAGTCTGGCTGGTTCTGGCAGTCGGAGCCGAAAAGGTTCATAATGCAATCTCAGAGAAAATCTTCTGCCGAATGCATACCGTGTAGCATTTGGATTAGCTTGATATGCAGAGTGTGGTTTTGCAAAATATAGTTATGCTAAAACGGATTGCGCCTTATATGCAACGAAATGTGTTGGAAATTGCTGCTGGTGTAGGCGCaagcttttttttgtttttttgaaacAATGTTGCACTTTCGAGTAAATAGGGTACAATTATCGTGCAAATTCTACATGTATGCAGATGTAATGAAATTTTTCAATGGAAATCAattgcctttttttttgggtttttgcgaTTTAAACAAATTTGTTTGTTGTGATTGTATTGCATGGCGATTAGAGTTGCATTCTTATCACTCATCTTCCAATTCCTCTATGGCACCaagtttctttttctatttcatcCTTTTATCACAACAAAGTAAAACAATAAGAGCCTCCCTCAAAAGTGAGGCCTGGAGTAGGAGAAATTCTTGTATGCGGATGATTTAATCACATGCCCATCTGATGGCACACAAAACCCTGTTTTTGTTTCACCTACCCCCTTTCCTCGGTTGCATCCCTTGTGTCTGGTGTTCGTATATGTACTTGTCCGATCGCACACATAAAATACCCTACTTTATTTTAGTCTCATCCCCTACCGGTCATACCCCTTTGTGTCTGGTGCCTAATATGTGTGTGTTCGGACTGAACAATTTTGTCCTAGCGTAGGACTTGGGTTTTGCTTTATAAGGTCCTTGTTT belongs to Malus sylvestris chromosome 17, drMalSylv7.2, whole genome shotgun sequence and includes:
- the LOC126611682 gene encoding uncharacterized protein LOC126611682 isoform X1, whose protein sequence is MSLASVKMSEDVWLTCLTHALSTETEEIMGLLLGDIENSVNGSVTALIWGASPQTRSDRRKDRVETNPEQLAAASAQAERMTLSTGRTTRVIGWYHSHPHITVLPSHVDVRTQAMYQLLDSGFIGLIFSCFSEDINKVGRIQVIAFQSSDGKQHHMSRPISLSPIHKSPVIEVESSLSTSENVPARSTLTRAGSPEQDTADSRTSGTIKGGGRSSDLGLLFANADASHLGRVGGNYQTDTSSNIIGDIDPMDMSESMQEAMHRSNLDMSGAEYVRKEVPLHVLPTSSLVKLDSPLMSFTELQRVLYEEEQAAYNQAILQNMRDGKVHPLTFIHHTSMYQSSMCKLIEYCLSPAISALQCRLRENETRLAVLTDEVKNLETEMHRTSESNSGSPRPVSSPVLRGSAPLGHRDLFHPTESVSARSLAGSGSRSRKGS
- the LOC126611682 gene encoding uncharacterized protein LOC126611682 isoform X2, with the protein product MTLSTGRTTRVIGWYHSHPHITVLPSHVDVRTQAMYQLLDSGFIGLIFSCFSEDINKVGRIQVIAFQSSDGKQHHMSRPISLSPIHKSPVIEVESSLSTSENVPARSTLTRAGSPEQDTADSRTSGTIKGGGRSSDLGLLFANADASHLGRVGGNYQTDTSSNIIGDIDPMDMSESMQEAMHRSNLDMSGAEYVRKEVPLHVLPTSSLVKLDSPLMSFTELQRVLYEEEQAAYNQAILQNMRDGKVHPLTFIHHTSMYQSSMCKLIEYCLSPAISALQCRLRENETRLAVLTDEVKNLETEMHRTSESNSGSPRPVSSPVLRGSAPLGHRDLFHPTESVSARSLAGSGSRSRKGS